One Dreissena polymorpha isolate Duluth1 chromosome 9, UMN_Dpol_1.0, whole genome shotgun sequence genomic window carries:
- the LOC127843920 gene encoding 60S ribosomal protein L23a-like, with product MAPKKKESTKKAAAKAAPKTKAAASGDQPKAVAKATQAKKNVLKGVHQKRSKKVRTSVHFKRPKTLELRRKPKYPRKSVPRSPKLDQFRIIKFPLTTESAMKKIEDTNTLVFIVDKRANKPQIRVAVKKLYDIEVSKVNTLIRPDGEKKAYVRLAADYDALDVANKIGII from the exons agTCAACAAAGAAGGCAGCCGCTAAGGCCGCCCCCAAGACGAAGGCTGCGGCGAGTGGTGACCAGCCAAAGGCTGTCGCCAAGGCAACCCAGGCCAAGAAGAATGTGCTGAAGGGTGTGCACCAGAAGAGGAGCAAGAAGGTGCGCACATCTGTGCACTTCAAGAGACCCAAGACTCTGGAGCTGAGACGCAAGCCCAAATACCCGCGGAAGAGTGTCCCACGGTCACCAAA GTTGGACCAGTTCCGAATCATCAAGTTCCCCCTGACCACTGAATCAGCCATGAAGAAGATTGAGGACACCAACACGCTCGTCTTCATTGTCGACAAGAGGGCCAACAAGCCTCAAATCAGGGTCGCTGTCAAGAAACTGTACGACATTGAGGTGTCCAAGGTCAACACACTCATCAG ACCTGATGGTGAGAAGAAGGCGTATGTACGATTGGCAGCAGATTATGATGCATTGGACGTTGCTAACAAG ATTGGCATCATATAG